Proteins from a single region of Diorhabda sublineata isolate icDioSubl1.1 chromosome 2, icDioSubl1.1, whole genome shotgun sequence:
- the LOC130440690 gene encoding ubiquitin-protein ligase E3A isoform X2, which translates to MKRAAAKKLIERYFYQLTDGCGNPHCDNQYCASSGELKPLTPDEAAAQAIQLFSQDARLCDRHPNKIARKQGNIINNKNDTTNDVNFESDLPRNDIESQSNYSNSKESLKYNTPIPTYLTEQALYDIIDECEANNSYSPLIRTVGEIFSSIENLSKSFPQEPSTPTRSSSNLENADIKSLKKEDVRSLEGEKDKDEDSSAESNKNSLPPVDIPAVRRAYTALFKLNSSIFENALVNALVTLAGNLQMELPMRKESGSHDDIVNVLVIVFEIPALGSGDLLETALPAICRAAQRLPVEVQASLAIQWSGVARRSIRSILENLQQLITLRVIMTPFQRDFFVQDENVITSATKFMKILYYANMLAGVLESPELRYQSLSDTKDGFKPQSTLPPDPLAEELGIHVLDCRKPYLPFSEFYNEPLSDAVEMDRDFANYKSDTGKFSFMHYPFILTPATKTMGLYFDNRIRMYSERRISFLQTFTGLPSQPFLKLKVRRDHIIDDALVELEMISMDNPSDLKKQLVVEFEGEQGIDEGGVSKEFFQLVIEEIFNPDYAMFSIQPESQTVWFNPTSFESDAQFTLIGIVLGLAIYNNVILAVNFPMVLYRKLMGKRGSFEDLQDWTPVLYNSLKQLLEYHEPNFEDMFMLTFRISYQDVFGSTISYDLKENGDKISVTQENKYEFVDLYADFLLNKSVEKQFSAFYKGFQMVVDESPLELLFRPEEIELLICGSKNFDFDELEHSTEYDGGYTNESQIIKDFWSVVHALSLEDKRKLLQFTTGSDRVPIGGLSRLKLVIAKNGPDSDRLPTAHTCFNVLLLPEYSSKTKLKDRLVKAINYSKGFGML; encoded by the exons ATGAAACGAGCTGCTGCAAAAAAACTCATTGAAAGATACTTCTACCAACTTACTGATGGATGCGGAAATCCTCATTGTGACAACCAATACTGTGCTTCGAGTGGTGAA ttgaaacCTCTAACACCCGATGAAGCAGCAGCTCAAGCAATTCAGTTATTTTCTCAAGATGCTCGACTATGTGACAGACATCCCAACAAAATAGCTCGAAAACAgggaaacataataaataacaaaaatgatacTACAAATGACGTCAATTTTGAATCAGATTTACCAAGAAATGATATTGAATCACAGAGTAATTATTCAAATAGTAAAGAAAGTCTCAAATATAACA cTCCAATACCAACATATTTAACAGAACAGGCTTTGTATGATATAATAGATGAATGTGAAGCTAATAATAGTTATTCCCCTTTAATTCGAACTGTAGGAGAAATATTCAGTAGCATTGAAAACCTATCAAAGAGTTTCCCACAAGAACCAAGTACTCCTACTAGAAGttcttcaaatttggaaaatgcaG atattAAATCTTTGAAAAAAGAAGATGTAAGAAGCTTAGAAGGAGAAAAGGACAAAGATGAAGACAGTAGCGcagaatcaaataaaaattcactgCCACCAGTTGATATACCGGCAGTCCGTAGAGCATATACAGCtctgtttaaattaaattcttctatttttgaaaatgctcTTGTGAATGCTTTAGTCACATTAGCCGGCAATTTACAAATGGAATTACCTATGAGGAAAGAAAGTGGCAGTCATGATGACATAGTAAATGTTTTAGTTATCGTCTTTGAAATCCCAGCATTAG GTTCAGGAGATCTATTAGAGACAGCTTTGCCTGCAATATGTAGAGCAGCACAAAGGCTTCCAGTAGAAGTTCAAGCCAGTTTAGCTATTCAGTGGTCAGGCGTAGCTAGAAGGAGTATCAGaagtatattggaaaatttGCAACAACTTATAACATTGCGTGTAATAATGACACCTTTTCAAAGAGATTTTTTTGTACAGGATGAAAATGTTATTACATCTGCAACTAAATTTATGAAG attCTGTATTATGCAAACATGTTAGCTGGGGTATTAGAATCGCCAGAACTTAGATACCAAAGCCTTTCTGATACTAAAGATGGATTCAAACCTCAAAGTACCCTACCTCCAGATCCTTTAGCTGAAGAATTAGGTATACATGTACTCGATTGCCGAAAACCTTATTTACCATTTTCAGAATTCTATAATGAGCCACTTAGTGATGCTGTTGAAATGGATAGAGATTTTGCCAATTATAAAAGTGACACag gtaaaTTTAGTTTCATGCATTATCCATTCATATTGACTCCAGCTACAAAAACAATGGGCCTCTATTTCGATAATAGAATACGGATGTACTCTGAAAGGAGAATCAGCTTTTTACAAACATTCACAGGCTTGCCATCACAAccctttttaaaattaaaagtaagaAGGGATCATATCATTGATGATGCTCTTGTAGAG CTGGAAATGATTTCTATGGACAACCCCAGTGATTTAAAGAAACAACTGGTGGTGGAATTTGAAGGGGAACAAGGTATAGATGAAGGGGGAgtttcaaaagaattttttcaattagtgatagaagaaatttttaatcctGATTATGCCATGTTTTCAATTCAACCGGAATCACAAACT GTATGGTTTAATCCCACCAGTTTTGAAAGTGACGCTCAGTTCACTTTGATAGGAATAGTGTTAGGGTTGGCAATATATAACAATGTCATATTGGCTGTTAATTTTCCTATGGTACTTTATAGGAAACTGATGGGAAAACGGGGGAGTTTTGAAGATTTACAGGACTGGACTCCC GTGTTGTATAACAGTTTAAAACAACTTTTGGAATATCATGAACCAAACTTTGAAGATATGTTTATGTTGACATTTAGGATAAGTTACCAAGATGTGTTTGGTTCTACTATTAGTtatgatttaaaagaaaatgggGACAAAATAAGTGTTAcacaagaaaataaatat GAATTTGTGGATTTATATGCTGATTTCTTATTAAACAAATCAGTCGAAAAACAATTTTCGGCTTTCTATAAAGGATTTCAAATGGTGGTAGACGAATCACCTCTAGAGTTGCTATTCCGTCCAGAAGAAATTGAGCTGTTGATTTGTGGTAGTAAA aaCTTTGATTTTGATGAATTGGAGCATTCGACAGAATATGATGGCGGTTACACAAACGAAAGTCAAATTATAAAAGATTTCTGGTCGGTGGTTCACGCTCTGTCGTTGGAAGACAAGAGAAAACTTTTACAGTTTACAACAGGGTCAGATCGTGTACCAATAGGTGGACTTTCGAGACTGAAACTAGTCATAGCTAAAAATGGACCAGACTCTGATCGACTACCGACAGCTCATACGTGTTTTAACGTTCTCTTATTGccagaatattcttcaaaaacaaaattgaaggATAGATTGGTGAAagcaataaattattcaaaaggaTTTGGCATGTtgtaa
- the LOC130440690 gene encoding ubiquitin-protein ligase E3A isoform X1 — protein sequence MFLQHILYFSLITKSNSMNPSDQISNKDEASRNIPEASSSNLNNEIISTDNKNEVMKRAAAKKLIERYFYQLTDGCGNPHCDNQYCASSGELKPLTPDEAAAQAIQLFSQDARLCDRHPNKIARKQGNIINNKNDTTNDVNFESDLPRNDIESQSNYSNSKESLKYNTPIPTYLTEQALYDIIDECEANNSYSPLIRTVGEIFSSIENLSKSFPQEPSTPTRSSSNLENADIKSLKKEDVRSLEGEKDKDEDSSAESNKNSLPPVDIPAVRRAYTALFKLNSSIFENALVNALVTLAGNLQMELPMRKESGSHDDIVNVLVIVFEIPALGSGDLLETALPAICRAAQRLPVEVQASLAIQWSGVARRSIRSILENLQQLITLRVIMTPFQRDFFVQDENVITSATKFMKILYYANMLAGVLESPELRYQSLSDTKDGFKPQSTLPPDPLAEELGIHVLDCRKPYLPFSEFYNEPLSDAVEMDRDFANYKSDTGKFSFMHYPFILTPATKTMGLYFDNRIRMYSERRISFLQTFTGLPSQPFLKLKVRRDHIIDDALVELEMISMDNPSDLKKQLVVEFEGEQGIDEGGVSKEFFQLVIEEIFNPDYAMFSIQPESQTVWFNPTSFESDAQFTLIGIVLGLAIYNNVILAVNFPMVLYRKLMGKRGSFEDLQDWTPVLYNSLKQLLEYHEPNFEDMFMLTFRISYQDVFGSTISYDLKENGDKISVTQENKYEFVDLYADFLLNKSVEKQFSAFYKGFQMVVDESPLELLFRPEEIELLICGSKNFDFDELEHSTEYDGGYTNESQIIKDFWSVVHALSLEDKRKLLQFTTGSDRVPIGGLSRLKLVIAKNGPDSDRLPTAHTCFNVLLLPEYSSKTKLKDRLVKAINYSKGFGML from the exons ATGTTTTTGCAgcacattttatattttagtttaatcACAAAATCGAATTCTATGAACCCTTCAGATCAAATATCCAATAAAGACGAAGCTTCCAG GAACATTCCAGAAGCATCGTCTAGTAACTTGAACAACGAAATCATTTCCACTGACAATAAGAACGAAGTTATGAAACGAGCTGCTGCAAAAAAACTCATTGAAAGATACTTCTACCAACTTACTGATGGATGCGGAAATCCTCATTGTGACAACCAATACTGTGCTTCGAGTGGTGAA ttgaaacCTCTAACACCCGATGAAGCAGCAGCTCAAGCAATTCAGTTATTTTCTCAAGATGCTCGACTATGTGACAGACATCCCAACAAAATAGCTCGAAAACAgggaaacataataaataacaaaaatgatacTACAAATGACGTCAATTTTGAATCAGATTTACCAAGAAATGATATTGAATCACAGAGTAATTATTCAAATAGTAAAGAAAGTCTCAAATATAACA cTCCAATACCAACATATTTAACAGAACAGGCTTTGTATGATATAATAGATGAATGTGAAGCTAATAATAGTTATTCCCCTTTAATTCGAACTGTAGGAGAAATATTCAGTAGCATTGAAAACCTATCAAAGAGTTTCCCACAAGAACCAAGTACTCCTACTAGAAGttcttcaaatttggaaaatgcaG atattAAATCTTTGAAAAAAGAAGATGTAAGAAGCTTAGAAGGAGAAAAGGACAAAGATGAAGACAGTAGCGcagaatcaaataaaaattcactgCCACCAGTTGATATACCGGCAGTCCGTAGAGCATATACAGCtctgtttaaattaaattcttctatttttgaaaatgctcTTGTGAATGCTTTAGTCACATTAGCCGGCAATTTACAAATGGAATTACCTATGAGGAAAGAAAGTGGCAGTCATGATGACATAGTAAATGTTTTAGTTATCGTCTTTGAAATCCCAGCATTAG GTTCAGGAGATCTATTAGAGACAGCTTTGCCTGCAATATGTAGAGCAGCACAAAGGCTTCCAGTAGAAGTTCAAGCCAGTTTAGCTATTCAGTGGTCAGGCGTAGCTAGAAGGAGTATCAGaagtatattggaaaatttGCAACAACTTATAACATTGCGTGTAATAATGACACCTTTTCAAAGAGATTTTTTTGTACAGGATGAAAATGTTATTACATCTGCAACTAAATTTATGAAG attCTGTATTATGCAAACATGTTAGCTGGGGTATTAGAATCGCCAGAACTTAGATACCAAAGCCTTTCTGATACTAAAGATGGATTCAAACCTCAAAGTACCCTACCTCCAGATCCTTTAGCTGAAGAATTAGGTATACATGTACTCGATTGCCGAAAACCTTATTTACCATTTTCAGAATTCTATAATGAGCCACTTAGTGATGCTGTTGAAATGGATAGAGATTTTGCCAATTATAAAAGTGACACag gtaaaTTTAGTTTCATGCATTATCCATTCATATTGACTCCAGCTACAAAAACAATGGGCCTCTATTTCGATAATAGAATACGGATGTACTCTGAAAGGAGAATCAGCTTTTTACAAACATTCACAGGCTTGCCATCACAAccctttttaaaattaaaagtaagaAGGGATCATATCATTGATGATGCTCTTGTAGAG CTGGAAATGATTTCTATGGACAACCCCAGTGATTTAAAGAAACAACTGGTGGTGGAATTTGAAGGGGAACAAGGTATAGATGAAGGGGGAgtttcaaaagaattttttcaattagtgatagaagaaatttttaatcctGATTATGCCATGTTTTCAATTCAACCGGAATCACAAACT GTATGGTTTAATCCCACCAGTTTTGAAAGTGACGCTCAGTTCACTTTGATAGGAATAGTGTTAGGGTTGGCAATATATAACAATGTCATATTGGCTGTTAATTTTCCTATGGTACTTTATAGGAAACTGATGGGAAAACGGGGGAGTTTTGAAGATTTACAGGACTGGACTCCC GTGTTGTATAACAGTTTAAAACAACTTTTGGAATATCATGAACCAAACTTTGAAGATATGTTTATGTTGACATTTAGGATAAGTTACCAAGATGTGTTTGGTTCTACTATTAGTtatgatttaaaagaaaatgggGACAAAATAAGTGTTAcacaagaaaataaatat GAATTTGTGGATTTATATGCTGATTTCTTATTAAACAAATCAGTCGAAAAACAATTTTCGGCTTTCTATAAAGGATTTCAAATGGTGGTAGACGAATCACCTCTAGAGTTGCTATTCCGTCCAGAAGAAATTGAGCTGTTGATTTGTGGTAGTAAA aaCTTTGATTTTGATGAATTGGAGCATTCGACAGAATATGATGGCGGTTACACAAACGAAAGTCAAATTATAAAAGATTTCTGGTCGGTGGTTCACGCTCTGTCGTTGGAAGACAAGAGAAAACTTTTACAGTTTACAACAGGGTCAGATCGTGTACCAATAGGTGGACTTTCGAGACTGAAACTAGTCATAGCTAAAAATGGACCAGACTCTGATCGACTACCGACAGCTCATACGTGTTTTAACGTTCTCTTATTGccagaatattcttcaaaaacaaaattgaaggATAGATTGGTGAAagcaataaattattcaaaaggaTTTGGCATGTtgtaa